A single genomic interval of Amblyomma americanum isolate KBUSLIRL-KWMA chromosome 11, ASM5285725v1, whole genome shotgun sequence harbors:
- the LOC144111279 gene encoding uncharacterized protein LOC144111279 isoform X2, giving the protein MRPDGTPWMPPKGARVCSTHFVGNCKSNISNHPAYIPTIFPPVYNMKAPDQERTERCQTHLNEQRLPQNTTEALRTLQASVSADRTRVEPEHEMDGSDKFEGAKMLANDTDHLQSL; this is encoded by the exons TCCTGATGGAACTCCATGGATGCCTCCAAAGGGGGCACGAGTTTGCAGCACTCATTTTGTGGGAAACTGCAAAAGTAACATCAGTAACCATCCAGCGTACATACCAACTATTTTTCCCCCTGTGTACAACATGAAAGCACCTGACCAAGAAAGGACTGAAAG GTGTCAGACCCACTTAAATGAGCAACGTTTGCCACAAAACACCACAGAGGCACTGCGGACACTACAAGCTTCAGTCAGTGCAGACCGGACCAGAGTGGAACCCGAGCATGAAATGGACGGCAGTGATAAATTTGAAGGTGCCAAGATGCTAGCAAATGACACGGATCATCTGCAGTCTCTATAG